Below is a window of Fimbriimonadaceae bacterium DNA.
ATCGACAAGCTCCCAGCACCCATCAACGGTGTAAGCGGCGGGGACTTCGAGAAAAGCGTGCTTGCCCGCTTTCATGGTGTCGACGGCCTGTCGAACGTGCCACTCCCACGGCGTTGAGATGAAGACGGCGTCGATGTCGTCGCGCTCAAGCATCTTCTTGTAGTCGAGGTCGCCGTTGGTGTACATGGCGGGCTTGGGACGTCCAGCCTTGGTGACCATCGCGGCGGTACGGTCGGCTGAGGGGAGATGGGGGTCGCAGATGGCAGTGATCTCGACACCGTCGATCTTGAGGCAGTTGGCGACGTGTCCGGGGCCCCTTGCGCCTACACCGATGAAAGCGGCGCGCACTTTGTCCATTCTTGGAGCGGTGAGCCCAGCGGCAGACTTGCGCTGTCTGGCTTGGGGAGTTGATGACTCCGCTGCTTCGGCAGCTTTTGCGAGCGATCCGGTGGCAACGCCGATTCCTGCGGCGCCGACTGTCTTGAGAAAATCACGACGATTCATAGTGTTGACTGTCCTCAATATAGCCGAGAAAATGGGCTTCATCGGCCCCTGAGGAGAACGTCACTCCAAAACTTGACCAAAATCAGCGAATGGCGTTTTGAACACTATTTGACATGGTTTCTTGCTGTTTTGTGTGGTGAAGCGTGGTCTGTCCGGGCCTTCCGAGCCAGTAAAACCGCTCGGAGAGGGCGCTACCAAGTAAGCTCTATGGATGGTTTTGCAATATGCTGAGGCTAATCCCGACCAGTTGCGAGGAGCGATCGACCGAAATTCACCTGCGATCGTTCCCCTTGGAGCGCTGGAGTGGCATGGCCCGCACCTTCCGTTAGGCTTAGATGGACTGCTCGCCGAGTTTTTCGGCTCGCAGCTCTGTGAAAAACTTGAAGGGGTCATCCTGCCGACGCAATGGCGAGCGATGACAACTCTTCCCCACGAGGCTTCTCTTCAGATTTCGACGGAAACGTTCCGGCGAATCGTTGAGGAGACGACAAACGGTCTTGTCCAGGCCGGATTCAAGACAATCTGTTGGGTTTCTGGGCATTACGCTCAAGGCCACATGGCCGAGCTTTATCTCTATTCGCGATCCGTTTGTGAGAAGGGGGATGTGCGCGTTTTCGCCGCTTCTCCGCTGGAGCTATTGGGCAATCCGGCTCTGCTAGATCATGCGGGACGATCAGAGACCTCCCAGCTTTCCGCGATCCGGCCAGACCTGGTTCAGCTTGACCGTCTACCGAAGCAGATTAAGCCCAAGGTTCATGGCGTTTTGGGCGAGCACCCGAGCAAGGCGACCCCTGATGAAGGCCACGACCTGCTCACTCGCGGGCTAGAGGCTTGGGTGGAATGGGTTCGGATGTCGGAAGCACAATCGCTTGTCGTGCACTATAACAAGGCAATCGCCTCTTATCAGTCCTATGTCGATACCTTTTTCAAGGAGTCGTGGGAGCAGGCGATTGTGGATTGGTGGGCGACTAAGTAACGGTGAGGCGCTCGGCGGGGATGCTCTCATAGACCCTTTCCACCATCACATGATGCAGTCGTTCGCACGCAAGGGCGACGTCCTCGAAGCGCGTGTATAGAGGGGCGAATCCGAAGCGGATGTTATCGGGCGCGCGGAAGTCGGGCACAACGTTCATTTTCTCGATAAGGGCACGTGAGATGCGGTACGCCTCGTCATGGCCCATGGAGACATGGGCGCCGCGCCTTTGGGCTTCATGGGGAGATTGGAGCCGGAAGCCAAGTGGCGAAAGCTCGGCATCGAAGATCTGCAAGAAGAAATCAGTGAGGGCAGTGCTCTTCGCCCTTACTGAGCCCATGCC
It encodes the following:
- a CDS encoding creatininase family protein, whose product is MVLQYAEANPDQLRGAIDRNSPAIVPLGALEWHGPHLPLGLDGLLAEFFGSQLCEKLEGVILPTQWRAMTTLPHEASLQISTETFRRIVEETTNGLVQAGFKTICWVSGHYAQGHMAELYLYSRSVCEKGDVRVFAASPLELLGNPALLDHAGRSETSQLSAIRPDLVQLDRLPKQIKPKVHGVLGEHPSKATPDEGHDLLTRGLEAWVEWVRMSEAQSLVVHYNKAIASYQSYVDTFFKESWEQAIVDWWATK